In uncultured Bacteroides sp., the sequence TCTGAGTAGTATTTGTTCCCATCTCAAGAACCTTATTACTATTGTGTGATAAATTTAAATTAGTATTCCATTTAAATCTTCCATCAATATTATGAGAGGTAACATCAATTTCCCAACCTGTATTACGGATCTTACCGATATTTGTAAGGGTTGATTCGAAGCCCGTGGTATATGGTACCGGAACATTAAACAACAGGTTCTTTGTGGTATTACTGTAATAATCAAAATTAAACTGCAGACGGTTACGGAACGCCGATAGATCAAAACCTAAATCAACTGATTGAGTCTCTTCCCATTTCAAGTCAGGATTTGCAATGTTAGAAGCTGCTGCTCCAGATTGTTTGGTTCCGCCATAAGCAGAATAATATGTAGCTAATTGAGACAAATACTCATAATCACCTATACGGTCATTCCCTGAAGTTCCCAAAGAAGCACGCACCTTCAGTAAATTAATCCATTTTATGTTTTTCATGAATTTTTCCTCATTAATTTTCCATCCTGCTGAGAAAGAAGGAAATGTACCCCATTTTGCATCAGCACCGAAACGGGACGAGCCATCACGACGTATACTGGCCGTGAAAAGATATTTCTCCATGAAATCATAGCTTAAACGACCAAACATAGAAGCATTAGTGTAGGTAGTCTTTTTAGTGGATGCCGTTACTGCTGTTGAAGCCATATTCAGCGTAGTAATATTTTCGTAAGGCCATCCGGAAGCCTCTAAATTGGCAATATAATAATGTTGTTTCTCTGCACTTTGTCCTAACAGTAGATTTATATGTTGTGTTCCGAACTGCTTATCAAACGTAAGGATATTCTGGAGCACCCCGTCATTTGTACGTGAAGAATAGCTGTTACCAGAAGACTTGTATGCACTTCTGTTCACAGATGCCGGTTGGAAGTATTCATAAGTTATGCCGTCATAATTATTGCTATACTGTATCTTATACGTCAAAGACGGCAATATTTTCCACTCACCCCATAATGAGGCTTGCATGCGCGTAGTTTTTGTATTGTCAGTAGTGTTTTCCAACTGAGCTAACGGATCAACCCATGTAGCTCCCCAATCATCAGAAGTTTCTGTTGACGTGGGCGCACCTGTATAATTATTAGCTGCCGTTCTTACACAAACACCCGGTGCCACCAACGGAGACATCATCAAGGCATGATGAACAGGTGAATCCTTTCCCTGACGGTCACCTAAATTGGCACTGGCCTCATCTTGATTAGAGTCTGAATATGACATATTAGTCCCTACCTTGAAATTCTTAGTAATGTTCAAAGTTCCATTCAAACGGATATTGTAACGATTGTACTGTGTAGCCTTTATTATACCATCCTGATTCATGTAACCGAGTGACATGAAAATACTGCCCATATCACCGCTGGCTGATGCTGATGCTTCATAGTTCTGAATCGGAGCTGTACGCAATATTTCACTCTGCCAGTCAGTAAAGTCATTAGTAGTGTTCCAGAAACTCGGTATCTGATAAGCAGTTGATCTGGAAGACATAGGATCACTCATAGAACCTCCGGAGCGAATATATGATGCATTTCTACAATACATATTGTAAGCTATCCACTCATTACCGTTCATAAGATCAAGCTTTTTCTCCGGAGTCTGCAAACCATAATAAGTATCGAATGTTATTGTCGGTTTGCCAGAACCAGTCTTAGTCTCAATGAGCACAACTCCATTTGCACCACGTGAACCGTAAATTGAAGTTGCCGAAGCATCTTTCAATATTTGAATAGTTGAAATATCTGAAGGATTTATATCACTCATGTTATCGCGGGGAACGCCATCAATTACGTACAGAGGGCTGCTGTCTCCATTAATAGTATTGATACCACGGATTCGTATTGTAAGTTCCTGACCTGGTGTACCGCCACCGGTGGCCTGTGCATTCACACCTGCCAATTGACCCTGAAATGCCTCACTTATATTAGAAACAGGTCTGTTTTCCAAGGCTTCGTTCGTAATTTTAGAAATAGAAGAAGTCAAATTTGATTTCTTGACACTACCATAACCAATAACAACTACTTCTTCCAATGTTTTGCTGCTTTCTTTCAAAACAACTTTAGCAGGGCTTTTTGCTTCAACTTCTTGAGACATGTATCCTATATAAGAAACAACAATTCTGGATCTTCCTGAAACTGACAAAGAGAAATTACCCTCAATGTCGGTAATTGTACCATTTGTCGTTCCTTTTTCCAAGATACTGGCTCCAATTATCGGCTCCCCCTTTTCATCAACAATCTGACCTTTTATCAGATTTCCTTTTTGTTGAGGTTGTGATACATTTGAAATTTCGCTTCCTTTATTAGAAAGAATAATACTTTTGTCCAGCACTTTGTAAGTTGTATTCGTTCCGGAGAAAACTTTATTCAACACTTGAAAGACATTTTCATTTTTAACCTTCAAGTTCACTTTCCGCGACAGGTTAATCTGTTTGTTGTTATAGAAAAACGTAAAATCGGTTTGTTCTTCTATGTCATTCAATACTTCAGAGACGGTTTGTGTCCGCGAATTAAGGTTTAGTAACGTCCTTTGCGCATAGCTGTTACTTGCTGAAAGTAAGCCGACAAAGCAAAAAAGCATAAAAAAAGTTACTTTCATCGATAAGGGTATTAGACTTAATAAATTTTTCATATTTTTGTATTGGTATTTGGTTAAAAAAAGGTTTGTTATCTGTCGCCAAACAGATAGTGAATCAACATTATTTCATGCAGGAAGGTACGCCAATACTTTTCTGCATGTTTTCTTTTTTAAGGGGAATGTATCAACATAGCATTAGGTTTTAAGGGTTAATAAACTTCTATAATTTGTTTTTCTTGACGAATATTATTACCATCAACATATCTGAAATGCATATTCGATGATATTCTAAAATACTCCAGAATCCGATCAAGACGCTGCTTCTCAAGGACTCCGGTAAATGAGCCTTCATTACATTTCGGATTCTTTACTATGAAATCTACATCAAATCGTTTCGATAAACTGTTCAAAACTTCATTCAGCGGAGTATTGTTGAATATCAGTTTACTGTCTTTCCAGGATATTGCTACGTCTACAGTGACTTTTGCAACCTGTACATTTTGTTCTTTAGCTGAATAAACAATTTCTTCTCCCGGTTTAATTTTACATTCACACCATTTGTTACCTTCTTTCGCGTAAGCCATGGCAATGCTTCCTGTAACCAAAGTAGCTGTCACCTTGCCGTCTTTCGTATAAGCTTCCACATCAAATTGAGTTCCATATACACGGATAGCTGCTTTTTGAGGCGTTTTCACGATAAAAGAATGTTTCTTATCTTTGGTTACCTTGAAATACGCTTCACCATTGAGCTGTACCTCTCGGCTTTCTCCTTCAAACCGCGACGGATATACAAGAGACGAATTTGAATTCAACGTAACCACTGTCCCATCCGGCAGAGTTGCCGAAGCTATCATTCCTGGATTTGTTGCCAATCTAATATATCCAACCGTATTATCCTCCTTTGAAAAATATTTCAAGAAAGTAACAATCAGCAAAGGAATAAACAAAATAGCCGCCACCCGCTGCGCCCAGATCCAGATTCTATAATCTTTCCTGATATTCATCTTTCCGTGTACCACTTTCAACGCGTTTTCCGTATCAGCATGATTCAAAACGTAAAGTGTATCTGTTGCTTGATAGATTTCTTCCATCTGAAGAGCAATATGCCGGTTCTCATCTGATAAGGCTATCCATTGTTGCACCTCCAAGACTTGATCTTCATTCAGCTTTCCTTCATAATATAGAGGAAGCATATTGTATATTTGAGAATTCTTTTGATTCATTTTATCTGGTCTTTATTAGTATGACAAACAAGAAAAGAAGATTCCTAAACAAAAATATGTTTTTTTTAAAATAATTTGGAAGAAAGGAGTTTTTTAATACTTTTGTGACTGAAATCTACCTATACTATGAAAAACGAGGCCTCCATCCAACAAGATAAAATATTGCTTTTTGCTTTGTGCAAAAGTGATAGCAAAGCCTTTGACACCCTTTTTAGAAAATATTACAGACCGCTTTGCGTTTATGCCTACCGTTTTGTGGATTTGACCGATGCGGAAGAAATCGTTCAGGATATTTTGCTCTGGTTGTGGGAAAATCGTGAAAATTTTTCCATTCAATCCTCTTTATCTTCCTATCTTTTCCGGGCGGTATATTACCGATGCTTGTCATGCATTGAACAAAAAGACATCAAGCATCGCATAGAAACGCTTTACTGGGGAAAACAATCACAAGAATTGCCATCGGACATGGACGCTTTACAAGTCAATGAACTAATTCTACGAATCCGTCAGGCTATCGAAAAACTTCCTGAAAGTTATCGGAAGGCCTTCGTTCTTCATCGCTTTAAGGACAGAAGCTATAAGGAAATCGCTTTGCAACTGAATGTTTCGCCCAAGACCGTGGATTACCGAATTCAGCAGGCACTAAAGTTGCTTCGAGAAGATCTAAAGGATTATTTTCCACTGCTTTTCCTTCTTTCTAATATTTTGCATTAATGATAAATATCACAGTATATCCTATAAGCTTCAACTTTTTGCAATTGCTGAATTATTTAATTTTATTGTCCAATAAATAAAAACCATTCACCAATAAACAAAATTTATTGGTGAATAAATCTGAATGATACACCAATTATTTTTCAGAAAAAACTATTAAGAATAGTTGCCGGATAATTTTTCAGAAAGTCTCAAGTGATATTGAAGAATAAGTCTTGATATTTTCAGAAAGTTTCAGAACGTTTAAAGCCTTACAGCAAGGAGTTTCAGAGCATTTAGATCTTAGTTTACAAAGGCAATGAATTATCAGTTTATAAAAGCAAACCCACTAAATAATTAGAACAAGCATTGATTTAAAATAACTTATAAAAAAGGATTAATAACAACTACAATAATAATTATAACGGACAATAGGCATCAAAATGCAAAAAACACTGCCAAAAAAGTGGCAACTTATAACTGAATCATTTGTCCAGGTATTTTATTTATAATGGATAACTATCTAATAATCAGTATCTGCCAGTACAAAATCGTGGGGGTATAAATAGCCGAATTCAAGTTATAAACGCAACTCTCTCCTATGTTTTTTTAATGTATTAATAAACTCCATTGGGGTATAATATCCCAACCTTTTTCTCGGTCTTGAATTAATTAAATTTTCTACTATTTCTACCTGTTTTTCAGTTACTTCACTAAAGTCTGTCCCCTTAGGAAAGTATTGCCTGACTAATCCATTTATATTTTCATTTGCTCCTCTTTCCCAAGAATGATAGGGTTTGGCAAAATAGAAATTAATTCTCAATTTTGTTTCTATTTTTTTATGAAAAGCAAACTCAAACCCATTATCCGAGGTTATAGTGAAGATTTTCCCTTTAAATGATGTTAAACATTTAATAGCCGTATCTGCCATTGATTTTGGATCACGCCCCTTAAGTTTGCGTATCCATAAGCGTCCGGTAAGCCTATCATTAATGGTCATTAGTGCACTCTTTTTATTCTTTCCAATTATAGAATCTATTTCAAAATCACCAAACCTTTTGCGTTCCTCTACAATGGCAGGTCTTTGATCAATAGTTCTGCGATTTTTAAGTATCCCTCTACTATTATATTCAGAGCCGCGTTTTTTGTTTTTTCGCCCTCTTCGGCGCAAATATTTATAAAGGCGTCCTTTCTGACGTTTATCTTTCCAGATCCATTGATAAAGTATTTCATGAGAAACCATGGGAATCGACTGTAATTTGCACCGACCTGATATCTGTTCCGGACTATAATTAAATTCTATTAGCAGATCCTTTGCAAGAGCCTTCATTTCTTGGGTAAAGACTACTTTCCCAGGGCGACATTTCTTTCTTAAGTCAGCTTTCTTTTGAGCTTCACGGGGCATGTACTGATGCCAGGAGCCATAAGAATTACGAATGATTTCACGGCCTATGGTACTTTTATGAACCTTTACAAGAGAGGCTATCTCACTTTTACTTTTTCCACTGTGAAGATATGCAGAAATTTCATATCTTTGTTCTTGGGTTAAATGTTTCATCTTGTAACTGATTTTGTAGGAGATTGAGGGAACAAGATAATTATTTTATCCCATCAGAGAAAGGGGGGAAGAAAAACATTTTCCCCTTCTCTGAAAAAATATTCAATCTAAAATTCCATCAGTTGCATTTAACACTTGAATTTAGGATATAGATGTTTTTTTGTGGCTAAGAAAGAGAAAAAGAGTGGTAACTTCCAGACACCGACAGACTGAAAGAAGAAAAAATGATTATCTTTGCCAGAGCTTGCATCAATAGTAAAACAATAACTCCGAATAAAAGAGCAATGGCAAAACAGAAATATTATGTGGTTTGGGAAGGCGTAACTCCGGGAATCTATACTTCCTGGACCGAATGCCAGCTTCAGATAAAAGGATTTGTAGGTGCAAAATACAAATCTTTCAACTCCAAAGAAGAGGCCGATCAGGCTTTTTCTTCCTCACCGTATGCTTATATGGGGAAGAAAACCAAATCAACAACTAAAAGAGCTCTTCCTGCAAGTGTTATTGAAGAAGGTTTGGCAGTAGATGCTGCCTGTAGTGGTAATCCGGGTGCGATGGAATACCGGGGTGTCTATCTGAAAACAAGAGAAGAGATTTTTCATTTTGGACCGATGAAAGGAACCAACAATATTGGTGAGTTTCTGGCACTGGCTCACGGATTGGCCTTGCTCAGCAAAAAGAATCTCACAATGCCCATTTATAGTGATAGTGCCAATGCTATTAGTTGGATCAAACAAAAGAAATGCAAAACCAAACTCCCCCGCACTGCTGAGACCGAAGAGTTATTTCAGATTATAGAAAGGGCCGAAATCTGGCTAAAGAATAACAAATACTCTAACCGGATTATCAAATGGGAAACCAAAGAGTGGGGAGAAATTCCGGCCGATTTTGGCAGGAAATAATGATTATTCCAGTTTTTTATTCTTTCACATAAACACAAATCGAAGTATATAATAATATGATTTCTTAAGG encodes:
- a CDS encoding TonB-dependent receptor; protein product: MKVTFFMLFCFVGLLSASNSYAQRTLLNLNSRTQTVSEVLNDIEEQTDFTFFYNNKQINLSRKVNLKVKNENVFQVLNKVFSGTNTTYKVLDKSIILSNKGSEISNVSQPQQKGNLIKGQIVDEKGEPIIGASILEKGTTNGTITDIEGNFSLSVSGRSRIVVSYIGYMSQEVEAKSPAKVVLKESSKTLEEVVVIGYGSVKKSNLTSSISKITNEALENRPVSNISEAFQGQLAGVNAQATGGGTPGQELTIRIRGINTINGDSSPLYVIDGVPRDNMSDINPSDISTIQILKDASATSIYGSRGANGVVLIETKTGSGKPTITFDTYYGLQTPEKKLDLMNGNEWIAYNMYCRNASYIRSGGSMSDPMSSRSTAYQIPSFWNTTNDFTDWQSEILRTAPIQNYEASASASGDMGSIFMSLGYMNQDGIIKATQYNRYNIRLNGTLNITKNFKVGTNMSYSDSNQDEASANLGDRQGKDSPVHHALMMSPLVAPGVCVRTAANNYTGAPTSTETSDDWGATWVDPLAQLENTTDNTKTTRMQASLWGEWKILPSLTYKIQYSNNYDGITYEYFQPASVNRSAYKSSGNSYSSRTNDGVLQNILTFDKQFGTQHINLLLGQSAEKQHYYIANLEASGWPYENITTLNMASTAVTASTKKTTYTNASMFGRLSYDFMEKYLFTASIRRDGSSRFGADAKWGTFPSFSAGWKINEEKFMKNIKWINLLKVRASLGTSGNDRIGDYEYLSQLATYYSAYGGTKQSGAAASNIANPDLKWEETQSVDLGFDLSAFRNRLQFNFDYYSNTTKNLLFNVPVPYTTGFESTLTNIGKIRNTGWEIDVTSHNIDGRFKWNTNLNLSHNSNKVLEMGTNTTQIISSVNGGQFITKVGGQVSQFYILPTDGFLSASDFDSNGKALVPILAGEEEGNYKYKDTNKDGNINSSDFVPYGSNLPDLTWGLTNKFSYKNFELSVLLQGQFGGDIYFLGARHIDCGYAGRTSYSRWVRCYKPDYLQAAIPTEYCEAHGIDMSWDGKTQNNFNWADDTNSRVYDATYVRIKNITLSYNMPAKLLKNLKVQRLKIYGSVDNVYTFSDYPGYTPETSSYGNGTTQLGVDYSTYPLSRRYTIGANLTF
- a CDS encoding FecR family protein; its protein translation is MNQKNSQIYNMLPLYYEGKLNEDQVLEVQQWIALSDENRHIALQMEEIYQATDTLYVLNHADTENALKVVHGKMNIRKDYRIWIWAQRVAAILFIPLLIVTFLKYFSKEDNTVGYIRLATNPGMIASATLPDGTVVTLNSNSSLVYPSRFEGESREVQLNGEAYFKVTKDKKHSFIVKTPQKAAIRVYGTQFDVEAYTKDGKVTATLVTGSIAMAYAKEGNKWCECKIKPGEEIVYSAKEQNVQVAKVTVDVAISWKDSKLIFNNTPLNEVLNSLSKRFDVDFIVKNPKCNEGSFTGVLEKQRLDRILEYFRISSNMHFRYVDGNNIRQEKQIIEVY
- a CDS encoding RNA polymerase sigma-70 factor, which gives rise to MKNEASIQQDKILLFALCKSDSKAFDTLFRKYYRPLCVYAYRFVDLTDAEEIVQDILLWLWENRENFSIQSSLSSYLFRAVYYRCLSCIEQKDIKHRIETLYWGKQSQELPSDMDALQVNELILRIRQAIEKLPESYRKAFVLHRFKDRSYKEIALQLNVSPKTVDYRIQQALKLLREDLKDYFPLLFLLSNILH
- a CDS encoding IS30 family transposase yields the protein MKHLTQEQRYEISAYLHSGKSKSEIASLVKVHKSTIGREIIRNSYGSWHQYMPREAQKKADLRKKCRPGKVVFTQEMKALAKDLLIEFNYSPEQISGRCKLQSIPMVSHEILYQWIWKDKRQKGRLYKYLRRRGRKNKKRGSEYNSRGILKNRRTIDQRPAIVEERKRFGDFEIDSIIGKNKKSALMTINDRLTGRLWIRKLKGRDPKSMADTAIKCLTSFKGKIFTITSDNGFEFAFHKKIETKLRINFYFAKPYHSWERGANENINGLVRQYFPKGTDFSEVTEKQVEIVENLINSRPRKRLGYYTPMEFINTLKKHRRELRL
- a CDS encoding ribonuclease H family protein, with product MAKQKYYVVWEGVTPGIYTSWTECQLQIKGFVGAKYKSFNSKEEADQAFSSSPYAYMGKKTKSTTKRALPASVIEEGLAVDAACSGNPGAMEYRGVYLKTREEIFHFGPMKGTNNIGEFLALAHGLALLSKKNLTMPIYSDSANAISWIKQKKCKTKLPRTAETEELFQIIERAEIWLKNNKYSNRIIKWETKEWGEIPADFGRK